The following coding sequences are from one Ornithorhynchus anatinus isolate Pmale09 chromosome 11, mOrnAna1.pri.v4, whole genome shotgun sequence window:
- the LOC100077552 gene encoding telomeric repeat-binding factor 2-interacting protein 1: protein MAVEGLDVGKDPNSPTHSRTLFLQEDGTSISFYVRPGPTKRRLSTLILHGGGTLCRVQEPGAVALAQPGEPMAEASGEFISTQYITDCVEKNERLDLEKYRLGKAAAGKVAKVPENPKAGQSSQASGSPEPGSTRSVPLSGRIPFTDAEDTAILTYVKENAKSPSSITGTTIWKAMEKIALTQHSWQSMKDRYVKHLKGQEHKYLLGDSSVVPANEKLKRKAEETVAADGEPLKKKASAPAGPPQKEVPEPPAQGNGPTEGSIFQEANREFEETEVDDSTPDLDESLIKGGPDANASSENPGPGQKEVPEKAGAPEEEEEATSTATAVVEESLLQAEEGPSSPALSPPEVGAAIRAIQHLMEEFNLDLSTVTQAFLKNSGELASTCAFLRTGRRADGYPIWSRQDDVDLQGHDENDRNKLIQKFGAQNVARRIEFRNS from the exons ATGGCAGTCGAAGGCCTGGATGTGGGGAAAGACCCAAATAGCCCAACCCATTCCAGGACCCTGTTCCTCCAAGAAGATGGCACCTCCATCTCCTTCTACGTGCGCCCCGGGCCCACGAAGCGCCGACTTTCCACCCTCATCCTTCACGGAGGGGGGACTCTGTGCCGCGTGCAAGAACCCGGGGCGGTAGCCCTGGCCCAACCAGGGGAACCGATGGCGGAAGCCTCCGGGGAGTTCATCTCCACCCAGTATATCACCGACTGCGTGGAGAAGAACGAGAGGCTGGACTTGGAGAAGTACAGGTTGGGTAAGGCGGCCGCTGGCAAAGTTGCCAAAGTGCCAGAAAACCCCAAAGCTGGGCAGAGCAGCCAGGCCAGCGGTTCCCCAGAGCCAGGATCCACTCGTTCGGTTCCCCTCAGCGGGCGCATCCCCTTCACCGACGCCGAGGACACGGCCATCTTGACCTACGTGAAGGAGAACGCCAAATCTCCGAGTTCGATCACCGGCACCACCATCTGGAAAGCGATGGAGAAGATCGCCTTGACCCAGCATTCGTGGCAATCCATGAAGGACCGATACGTGAAGCATCTGAAAGGCCAAGAGCACAAGTACCTCCTAGGGGACAGCTCTGTCGTCCCCGCGAACGAGAAGCTCAAGAGGAAAGCCGAGGAGACGGTGGCTGCAGACGGTG AGCCGCTGAAGAAGAAGGCTTCTGCCCCCGCGGGCCCCCCGCAGAAGGAGGTTCCAGAGCCACCGGCGCAGGGCAATGGCCCAACGGAAGGCAGCATTTTCCAAGAGGCCAACCGGGaatttgaggaaaccgag GTTGATGATTCCACCCCCGACCTTGATGAAAGCCTGATAAAGGGGGGCCCCGATGCCAACGCCAGCTCTGAAAACCCGGGCCCGGGGCAGAAGGAGGTCCCGGAGAAGGCCggggccccggaggaggaggaggaggccaccaGCACCGCCACGGCGGTGGTGGAGGAGAGCCTGCTTCAAGCCGAAGAGGGGCCTTCAAGCCCTGCCCTGAGTCCCCCCGAGGTGGGAGCTGCCATCCGAGCCATCCAGCATCTCATGGAGGAATTCAACTTGGACCTGTCGACGGTCACGCAGGCCTTCCTGAAGAACAGCGGAGAACTGGCCTCCACCTGCGCCTTCCTGCGGACCGGGCGGCGGGCCGACGGCTACCCTATCTGGAGCCGGCAGGATGACGTGGATTTACAGGGCCACGACGAGAATGACCGGAACAAGCTGATCCAAAAATTCGGGGCTCAGAACGTAGCCAGGAGGATTGAGTTCCGAAATAGCTGA